The Fuerstiella sp. nucleotide sequence CATCGGTAAATCCTGCCGGGACGGAGATGGCAGGCAGTCCGGTGACAGTGATGTAGTAACACGACTTCATCCAGTCGATGTAGGTTTCCATGTCGGTCCCTGCGATCTGAGTCGGATACTCGGTATCGATATCAAATGGCGGCACCTGACTGACGGGCATCACGAGGTATTCACAGTGTTCCATAAATTTTCGTACACGATGATAAAGTGCTGTATGTTTTCGTTCAGCCCGTCCGATTTGCGGCCCTGTTAATTCCTTCCCACGTTCTACATTCCAAATCACTGAGTCTTTGATTTGATCCCGCCGGGTTTCCAGTAATTCGTTGAGTTTGAGTTCCATGGCCCATGCTCGCCAGACTTTGAAGACTTCGTCGGCGTCGCTGAAATCGGGCTGATCATCTGTGAGGACACAGCCCAGATCTTCAAACACGTTTTTCCGGGCATCCAGTACGTGAGTGACTCGGGGATCGACAGGCAGACCGCCCAGATCTCTACTCCACGCCACGCGAATTCCGTCGAAATTTCTGTGGAGTGACCGACGAAAAATTTCACCTGGGTCAGTCAGGGAGATGGGGGCCCGAGGATCGGGACCGGCGATGGCGCTCAACATCAGGGCCGTGTCCTCCACTGTACGAGCCATCGGGCCCTGGACGGAGATGGGAAACCAGGCCACGTCGGTGGGCCAGAAAGGCACCCTGCCTGGAGCTGTCCGAAACCCCACCACATTACAGAAATTGGCCGGATTTCTCAGTGACCCTCCGGTGTCACTTCCATCAGCGATCGGCACCATACCGCAGGCCAGTGCCAC carries:
- a CDS encoding amidase is translated as MTSEICFLTATDLAEKIRSKQLSCLEVMQAHLTQIERINSKVNAIVTIVADEALEQAKKADVALTQGQPIGPLHGLPVAHKDLVPTKGVRTTLGSPIYADHIPDEDGLIIERLRDAGAIMVGKTNVPEFGAGSHTFNKIFGTTLNPYDTSKTCGGSSGGAAVALACGMVPIADGSDTGGSLRNPANFCNVVGFRTAPGRVPFWPTDVAWFPISVQGPMARTVEDTALMLSAIAGPDPRAPISLTDPGEIFRRSLHRNFDGIRVAWSRDLGGLPVDPRVTHVLDARKNVFEDLGCVLTDDQPDFSDADEVFKVWRAWAMELKLNELLETRRDQIKDSVIWNVERGKELTGPQIGRAERKHTALYHRVRKFMEHCEYLVMPVSQVPPFDIDTEYPTQIAGTDMETYIDWMKSCYYITVTGLPAISVPAGFTDDGLPVGVQIVGRHHDEFGVLQLAHAFEQATGFWKSRPALVS